Within Salvia splendens isolate huo1 chromosome 21, SspV2, whole genome shotgun sequence, the genomic segment ATGAATGGCTCTTTATCCGTTTTTGTTCGTGTCGTGATGCATCACGCCGTTGAGTGTCTAATCAGTTTTGGCGCCCtgagggggtgttcggtttgcaagattgtatccgagattaaatttgtagtgtgtttggttcatgagattcaacctcacaacttaatcttagatggataatgatgagataattagtcatagctaacctcctatgactaaaataatctcacaactcaatcctagattgtatcttggtattattttattttggaaaccgaacaccacctcaGTATATTGATTCCATACTTCACACATTTTCTGATAATAATCTCCTTGCAGGTGAAGAAGCATATCAAGCAAGGGCAGGGCCATGAAGGCGGAATATTCACTGTAGAAGCCCCTCTTCATGTCTCAAATGTTCAGGTTGTCGATCCAGTCACAGGGTGGGATGATAATACATTTTCTTGTTTTCCTGTTGTCCTGTATGAGTAGTGGCTAATGTTTTGCCTGTAGGAAGCCCTGCAAAGTCGGAATTAAATACTTAGAAGATGGTAGCAAGGTTAGAGTAGCAAGAGGCGTTGGAGCATCAGGATCCATAATTCCTCGTCCAGAAATCTTGAAGATGAGGACGACCCCTAGACCTACTGTTGGTAAGATTCTTGCATTTTCAACCGTATATTTATGCACATAATGTCTTCAGTACATTTGAAGCTTGGTCCTGTATATATGTCGAGCTGTTCAATGATGCTTTTGCTTTgttaaaacaaaacatgatgTAATGGCAAATTGCAGCCCGAAATATACCTATCTGTGAGTGGATGCTGTAATCCTTATGTGACTGTAGGGACAGTGGTGATTAGACTGAGCAGTATATTGAGCTTTAGCTGGCAATGCTTAAACTTCATAGCTTGAAAATAGAAACTTCTCTTCGCTAATCGCTCAAAACAAATACGATAGTTCTCACTGATAAGAGTGGAAGATATAGTGATGAACATCATAAAATGCGATGTCATGTAAAATAAGAAATTCTGATACTCAAGTCAACTTCAAATAGAGTTCTCTGATTTTTTTACTTATCTACACCGTAAAATGAAATTTAGGATCCAAATCAGATATGTACTAGGAGAAATTTCTGTGTGGATTTTGCT encodes:
- the LOC121783626 gene encoding 50S ribosomal protein L24-like isoform X2, whose product is MGWKAAQKLIHHWKILRGDNVMIIRGKDKGETGVVKRIVRSQNRVIVEGKNLVKKHIKQGQGHEGGIFTVEAPLHVSNVQVVDPVTGKPCKVGIKYLEDGSKVRVARGVGASGSIIPRPEILKMRTTPRPTVAGPKDTPMDVVLEKTYDRTTGKGMPDL